DNA from Marinagarivorans cellulosilyticus:
AGCACCTTAATTAAGAAGGTCAGGATGATAATGGCGATACCCCAGTTACCGACCAAACCGTGAATAAAATCTAAAGCGGCAAAAAGTGGTTTAGCAATCATCCACAAAAAGCCGTAATCCACAGTAAGGTCTAAATGCGGTGCAATTTTTTCGAGTTCGCTCACATCTTTAGGGCCGGCATAAAATTGTGCGCTAATTGTTTCACTTTGCCCTGGTGCAACCACAGTCGGCTCGCTTGCAAAGCTAAAAAAGTACATGTCGTTATTTTTAGCTTTACGCAAAGTGTAAGTATTTTGTTTGGTAGTATCTGGAATCCAAGCACTCATAAAATAGTGTTGAATCATTGCAATCCAGCCACCTTGTTTTGTGTGCTTAAACGGTTGTTCTGCAATATCGTCAAATGAATATTTATCGTAGTTAGTTTCGCTAGTTGTAGTTGCGGCTCCTAAAAAGGGAGACATACCAACGCCAGGTGCAATAACTGGGTTGTAAGAGCTGCGCTTAATGCTACCGACTAAACTTGCCTGCCAAGGTGCCGCAGATTGGTTATTAATAATGTACTGTAAATCGACTAAATAACTTCCGCGTACAAAACTAAAGCGTTTGGTAATGTTTACATCACCTTGTTGGTAATTAAGGTCAACGTTTAATGTTTCGTTGTCACCCATATTGTAACGGCTGCTTGCACTGACAAAAGTAGGGCGGCTCGATTTGCTATCGGTGCCATTAGTACCGGCAAGGCCACTGCGGGCGATATAGGTAGTACCAACGGTTTGGTCTAACAAAATAAAAGGCTCAGCCTTCTCATCGCCTGTAACTAATTTATCGTTAAACTTTAACAGCCCCACTTTTACAATATCGCCACCCACAGGGTTAATAGCAATTTGAAGTGTGTCAGTATTTACCTGAATTAACTGTTCTGGTGCGCTAACTTTTGGAGCCGCTGTGGTGGAGGTTGGTGGCATTTGAATATCAAATTCACTAACCTGCTCGGCTTGTGCTTCTGCCGCATTCACAGATTCACTGACCGATGTTGGCTGGAGATTTAAGGCGCTAATTTTGCGCTCTTGAAATTCGTTCCAGCGAATAATCAATAAAAAGGTAACAACGAGAATGCCACCAATGATCGAGGTGCGTAACCAATCCATCTTCATCTTGAGTTAAGCCATTAAGGTTTGGGAGTTTTTGGGGGTTGGGGAACTGGGTCATAACCACCGGCATGCCATGGATGACAGCAGCCAATACGTTTAGCACTTAACCAGCTTCCTTTAATCAACCCGTGGAGAGTCAATGCTTCTTCAGCGTATGCAGAGCAGCTAGGGTAAAAACGACAATTTTGTCCAAGCAAAGGGCTAATACAATAACGATAGCCTTTAACTAAAATCAG
Protein-coding regions in this window:
- the yidD gene encoding membrane protein insertion efficiency factor YidD; the encoded protein is METHHQARSSACTLKRKPWHTMVFLPLLWLVLILVKGYRYCISPLLGQNCRFYPSCSAYAEEALTLHGLIKGSWLSAKRIGCCHPWHAGGYDPVPQPPKTPKP
- the yidC gene encoding membrane protein insertase YidC, which translates into the protein MDWLRTSIIGGILVVTFLLIIRWNEFQERKISALNLQPTSVSESVNAAEAQAEQVSEFDIQMPPTSTTAAPKVSAPEQLIQVNTDTLQIAINPVGGDIVKVGLLKFNDKLVTGDEKAEPFILLDQTVGTTYIARSGLAGTNGTDSKSSRPTFVSASSRYNMGDNETLNVDLNYQQGDVNITKRFSFVRGSYLVDLQYIINNQSAAPWQASLVGSIKRSSYNPVIAPGVGMSPFLGAATTTSETNYDKYSFDDIAEQPFKHTKQGGWIAMIQHYFMSAWIPDTTKQNTYTLRKAKNNDMYFFSFASEPTVVAPGQSETISAQFYAGPKDVSELEKIAPHLDLTVDYGFLWMIAKPLFAALDFIHGLVGNWGIAIIILTFLIKVLFFYPSAISYRSMAKMRKVQPKMQALKDTYGDDRQRMSQELMKLYKTEKVNPVAGCLPMLLQMPVFIALYWALMESVELRHASFLWLHDLSVKDPYFILPLVMGLTMWIQQSLNPTPPDPMQAKLMQWMPVFFTGLFMFFPAGLVVYWVVNNTLSIIQQYVITKQIENQK